A DNA window from Schistocerca americana isolate TAMUIC-IGC-003095 chromosome 4, iqSchAmer2.1, whole genome shotgun sequence contains the following coding sequences:
- the LOC124613982 gene encoding eclosion hormone-like, producing the protein MAARRCCPLATLLAVLLVTSCLAPPADANAVSVCIRNCAQCKKMYGPYFEGQLCADACLKFNGKMMPDCEDAASIAPFLNKLE; encoded by the coding sequence ATGGCCGCCCGCCGCTGCTGCCCCCTGGCGACGTTGCTGGCCGTGCTGTTGGTGACGTCATGCCTCGCACCGCCCGCGGACGCCAACGCGGTCAGCGTGTGCATCCGCAACTGCGCGCAGTGCAAGAAGATGTACGGCCCCTACTTCGAGGGGCAGCTGTGTGCCGACGCGTGCCTCAAGTTCAACGGCAAGATGATGCCCGACTGCGAGGACGCCGCCTCCATCGCGCCCTTCCTCAACAAGCTGGAGTAG